In a single window of the Littorina saxatilis isolate snail1 linkage group LG3, US_GU_Lsax_2.0, whole genome shotgun sequence genome:
- the LOC138962610 gene encoding guanine nucleotide exchange factor for Rab-3A-like — protein sequence MEKQDKMSHNQAPFVVATSNPAGTSPAQIPRSPAQSPTSPSPTHSPVILTAHINSQIQQQQAAESLSGAAAAAASLRRSSSDACQRRQRFADSPQGSVQLQDAVNLDCVIKTQGGDALPLFVVAAGSRGSSGSSSPAAASRPTAVHTSSNNPAPSINGHATSSASGVGSGSVHSTDTFDSYTTNSSTDASPSDELEGVEIRRKTRPLRQAQSEVPASFSRMEKHRQSLSDARENAYQRMMAELSKAQKELQLKDEECEKLSNLRSQMEAEVYELTAALFDEANNQVQVAEMKRDAAEKKAKEYVEKVDVLQSEVAALKHLVVTSTPSAPNKHLHPQICQTSPKKEKSSKPFWKSHRRSTSHHEFTKESRDKAEEAQQGSSKVKEMDTVCFDEFQRWKLQPSVTDANSLFLNRIILEDIQPCLNFHNKKLAERVLLCVEQNTLTIEPIPGDSSFPRKCSLSDMHKLCNYKINLGEGGEWFSISQMCRNRIAAVCDYYTYIRYVVQGLVKSSDKDIFHEITRLRLQMSSARLGC from the exons CAGGACAAGATGTCTCACAATCAGGCCCCCTTTGTGGTGGCCACCAGCAACCCTGCCGGCACCAGCCCCGCCCAGATCCCTCGCAGCCCTGCCCAGtcccccacctccccctcccccacacactcCCCTGTCATCCTCACCGCCCACATCAACAGCCAAATTCAGCAGCAGCAGGCGGCAGAGTCGCTGTCAGGAGCTGCAGCGGCGGCTGCGTCGTTGCGGAGGTCCTCGAGCGATGCTTGTCAGCGGAGGCAGCGGTTCGCCGACAGCCCTCAGGGTTCTGTGCAGTTACAAGACGCTGTGAATCTTGACTGTGTGATAAAGACTCAGGGTGGTGATGCCCTtcctctttttgttgttgctgctgg TTCCCGCGGTTCATCAGGCTCCTCCTCCCCAGCGGCTGCAAGCAGACCGACTGCCGTTCACACCAGCAGTAACAACCCAGCACCCTCCATCAACGGCCATGCGACATCTTCTGCCAGCGGTGTGGGATCTGGATCTGTCCACAGCACAGACACTTTTGACAGCTATACAACTAACTCATCCACTGACGCAAG CCCAAGTGATGAACTGGAAGGGGTGGAAATTCGCCGCAAAACGCGTCCCCTGAGGCAAGCTCAGAGTGAAGTCCCAGCGTCTTTTTCCCGGATGGAAAAGCATCGCCAGTCACTGTCAGACGCCAGAGAGAACGCGTACCAACGCATGATGGCAGAGCTCAGTAAGGCACAGAAG GAGCTGCAGCTGAAGGATGAAGAGTGTGAGAAGCTCAGCAACCTGAGGTCACAGATGGAGGCAGAGGTTTATGAACTTACTGCTGCACTTTTTGAT GAGGCCAATAACCAAGTGCAAGTGGCAGAAATGAAGCGTGATGCTGCTGAGAAAAAGGCTAAGGAATATGTAGAAAAG GTGGACGTTCTCCAAAGTGAAGTGGCGGCCCTGAAGCATCTGGTGGTGACCTCGACGCCCAGCGCGCCCAACAAGCACCTGCACCCACAGATCTGCCAGACCAGCCCCAAGAAGGAGAAGAGCTCCAAGCCTTTCTGGAAGTCTCATCGCCGCTCCACATCACACCACGAGTTCACTAAAGAGTCAAGGGACAAGGCTGAAGAGGCTCAACAAGGCAGCAGTAAAGtcaaagag ATGGACACAGTGTGTTTTGACGAGTTCCAGCGATGGAAACTTCAGCCGTCTGTCACGGACGCCAACTCCCTGTTCCTCAACCGAATCATTCTGGAGGACATCCAACCCTGTCTCAACTTCCACAACAAAAAG CTTGCTGAGCGAGTGTTGCTGTGTGTGGAACAAAATACATTGACCATCGAGCCCATCCCTGGAGACAGTTCTTTTCCAAG AAAATGCAGCTTATCAGACATGCACAAGCTTTGCAACTACAAAATCAATTTGGGGGAAGGTGGCGAATGGTTTTCTATATCCCAGATGTGCCGTAATAGG ATAGCTGCAGTGTGTGACTACTATACCTACATCCGCTATGTTGTTCAGGGCCTAGTCAAAAGTTCAG ACAAAGACATTTTTCACGAGATTACCAGGTTACGACTACAGATGTCTTCAGCCAGGCTGGGCTGCTGA